In Anolis carolinensis isolate JA03-04 chromosome 4, rAnoCar3.1.pri, whole genome shotgun sequence, the genomic window GTCTGTGTGGAGCCAGAGGTCCGGGAGCTGAGTGGTGAGCTGAGTTGTGAGCTGTGAGAAGGAAGCCATTCCGGTGAGCCGTGCTTAACCTGCTGGAGGGGGAGAGTTCGTCTTTGGTGGAAGCAAGCTTTGCCCGTAGCAGAAAAAGCAGTGCTTCGCAACAGGGCGTGCTGGGCTTTGAAGTGATTTACGAGGCGAAGTTACAAAGGAAAAGCCATAAAAGTGCCATAAATTCCTGTGAAGGTGAGGACTGCCGGGCTGTGCTGAGTGTGTGTTTCGTCAGCTGCTAAAGGCTTTATCTCGGGGAATCGAGGGTTCTCCAGGAAGGCAAGGATGGCAAGTTCAAATCCTTTGACTGTTTTTGATAAGTTAAATGATGAGAATTATAAGGAGTGGAGCATTTATGTGAAGCATCTGTTAGTCAGAAAAGGGCTACAAAATACTATTCTAGGAACGAAACAAGACGCAGTTAAAAATGAGAGAGGACTGGCAACATTGGTTTTGAGTTTAATGCCAAGTCAGTTAGTTCATGTGCAGAATTTGCAAACTGCACAAGAGGTATGGAATGTGTTGAAGCAAGTTCATCAGAGGCAGAGCACTCTTGGAAAAAATGATTTGGACTAAAAGACTTTATAGAACAACACTTGAAGAAGGGGCAGATGTGAGGCAACATGTTAAGAGGATGAAAGATTTGTTTATTGAATTCCAAAACAGAGGTGTTCAGATTGCCAAAGAGCAACAGGCTTATATTATGATGTCGAGCTTAACTGCTGAATGGGATCATCTGTTGCATTCTTTGCAAAATGTGCCAGAAGGAGATCTGAGTCTGGATTTAGTGTGTTCCAGGATCTTAGAGGAAGTGGAACGACTATGTTTTGAACAAGAAGCCTCGTGTGGAAGAAGCGAGGGGGAGTCAACTCCAGAGACGCCGAGCCAGACAGCTTCTTGTGCGAGTGTGAGAGCTGTaaagaaatgttttatttgtaacaGGCCAGGTCATTTAGCAAGAAATTGCCAGAGCAGAGGAAGACATCAAAGAGGAATGTCCAGAGGTGGTCACAGAAGAAGTGGACTGAACAACAACCCTGAGCCGAGAGTTTTGATGGCTGCAAATGAAGATGGAGACAGCGAAAGAAGTAACAAATGGGTTTTGGACTCACGGCCACTCATCATGTTACTAATGATATTTCTCTGTTGAGAGATGTACAAGATTTGGAAGGAGCAAATGTAACTTTGACTGATGggtcatttaaattgttttctaaatTCGGAACCTGTTATATTCcatgtttaaaattgtattgggaGAAAGTCTTGTATGTGCCTGAAATGAAGACAAATTTGTTAAGTGTAGCTACATTGACTGATCAACAgtttaaagtgttttttaaaggaatttattgctatatttgtgatagggaaggaaaattggttggcaaaggagtaaaaagaaacagaatgtatGAAATGTTTAAAAAAGTGAACAGTATTGATGGAGAAAATGTAGAGATTATGTGTGTAGGAGGTCAAATTCAACATGATCATTGTCTGCATTTATTCCACCGAGTGATGGGTCATGCTAGCATGGAAATATTAAGGAAGACACTTAATTTGTGCCCTAATTACAAAATGGAGTCATGTAACTATGATTtagattgtgccatatgtaatgaAGTGAAGAAAGAGCTTGTAAAGTTTTACAAGAGGTCTAAAATAAGTGTGGATGGCATGTTTGAGAAGGCACATGTACATATTGAAGGCCCTTTTGAAAAAAGTACTGGTGGATCTAAATATATGATGCTTATTGTAGAAAGAATGAGCAGATTCggttatgcatatttctttgcaGACTTATCAGAAGCAACTAGAAAATTGAGTGATTGGCTAAGTTTGGtagaaaatgtgtatgaaaagaAATTGGACACTTTAATAATTGACAAAGGTGCAGGAGTCTGTGGCAGTGAATTTAAAGCATTGTTAAGGTCAAAGAATATTAATTGGATTGAAATTGGACAAATGAAAGGTGAAGAAGGTGTTGCTGAAAAAAGAGCACAGCTTTTAAATGAGATGAAATTGTGTATATTTAAAGACAGTCATATAGCTAACAATTATTGGCCAGAAGTGTTACACACATGTAATTATTTGACAAACAGGCTGTGGAATGAGTGTGTACAAGACATTCCTTTTCGAAAGTTGTATGATCATGTACCAAATTACAAGTTTTTGAGAATATTTGGCCAGAGAGCAAATATAGTCATCCCAGCCAGTGAGAgagcaaataagaaaaaaaaatacaaagaaatgacaTTCATTGGGTACAGTAAAAAGTCTTACAAGTTCTTAGAGACACCTACCAAAGTGAAATTGTCAAAGATGGCTTATTTTGAAAGACCCAGAGATTGGAATAATATACATTCCAATGTAGATAAGTTACATGGTTTTCAGCGAGCTAAAGTCAATGTAGAAAGTGAAGAAAGTAATTGAGTCAGTGAAATCAGAATGCACAACACTTAAGAAAGCAATTCAAGGTACACCAaaaaaacaaggaacaagaagaagATCTAGTAACAAAGGTGTAGACACACAGGTGAAACAAGAAGCTAAAGAAGAGGTAAATTTGAGTCATGTTAGTGTAGAGAAGAAGAGATATGCTTTAGTACCATATACATATGATCCAACGAAGTTTCATAAAACACCTGTGGCAAAAGATTTTGTTAGTAGAGGTAGATTTGTAATTGTTGAAGAATGAGTCTATAGTTGTTGGTGATTGTGTGTAATGAATTGTAAACTTGTGAAAGTGTTCCCCATACATGTAAGATGAAATTTTGTATATGTTTGTTTAACCTCAGTTGCAAAGTTAGACATTCAGAGTGTAACAATGTTATGAATGTAAAAGAAGGTGATTGAAGTGTTTTTGAGCTGTGTATATAACTGTGATGACTAAATTACagttaaagagggggaattgttgaagtggggatgattgtatatagagttgtttaaatgtaattgagttatagtgttgcaatgtgagctggagattgcatcatgctgtctgctgtccactatgcgagtgtgtaaagagttaactgtgtattgcatcggACAGCaggggtggttataaatagcttgctgtgttatctgttcttccctctgccctctgctctctgcctatttgcactctgtatgtatatgtcgtcttgagagtttttccGTTTGTCAGTAAACCTTttatagaaagccaaacaggcttcagcctatttattggtgccagtgattcttcgttgatctgaatgtgtgtttatccaaaccgcgcgctctgacaagatggtggcgggatacaataataaagtattattattattattattattattattattattattattattattaatggtgtCATGTGGGTAATGGTGTCATGTGGGTAATTCAGCAGAGTAGGCAAAATTAATCAGAGAACTTAAATATTATGAATGTAAGCAAAATGGTCAAACTAAATATACACAGATGTTAACCAATGATAGAATGATAGTAGGCTCATTGAAATGTTCttgtattacctgcctctccttatggctcagTGCCGGGCACAACACAGTtcgataaaaacatattaaaacatatttctataaaatacacacattaaaatagacaaaacagagtttaaaatgtaataaacatagaatgtgaatttacaatttaaaaactgactgggtagaccTGCCTGAAAATATAGatcttcagttgtgttttaaacTCTGGCAGCTTATTTAAGTGtcggagctcttccagcaggtctttccacagtcttggggtggccaatgaaaaggtcctctgggtggtggttgtcagtcgggttctggctggttggtataggagccccccccccccccccgatctcaCTGTCTGTTGTGGATTGTGTGGGAGACAGCGATCAAGACTCAAAGCATGttgggctttaaagatcaaaatcaacactttgtactttgcccggaaacaaATTGACAGGCAGTGGATTGACTGTAGTATGAGTGTAATATGTTGAGTCCTGGATATTCCTGTAATTTGTCCTGGTGCCATGTTTTGAATTAATTCGAGCTTCCAGATTTGGTTCAGAGGTAgcccattgcagaagtccaaccttgaggttatcaGCACGTTCACTGCCATCTTTAGGTCCTTGGATTCTAATTttaggaaggggcgcagctggcatgtcagccaaagctggtagtaagcactcttgACAGTTGCATCTagctgggctgacatttggagagactgatTCAGGAGCACTCCCAAACCGTGAACAAGAACTGGTTGATAGACCTTCATCCCTAGAttaggacccttaatggcaagcacctctgtcttatctggattccgTTTCAATTGAAGGGCATTAGGTTGTAGAAGGATTATTTGGTAATCTTCGTATTCAAACAAATGTGCCTGAAAAGGGCAATACACTCTATCAGTTTATGTATCTAGTGATATACACAACTGTGTTGGATTAGCTAAATTGGGGCCTTCTTGCCCAAGATAGTTGATATTAACtgactggattttttttctttttatccccAGCACTAGAAAGTTTGGGATTTGGCTCCTATATCAGCGAAGTAAAAGAAGTCTTACAAGAATGCAAAACAGTAGCACTGAAAAGAAGAAAGGCTAATTCTCGTTTGGAAAATCTTGGCATTCCTGAAGAAGAACTGCTAAGGCAGCAACAATTGTTAATTGCACAAGTAAGTGTGGCAATAATCTTAGGCACTATGCatgaaattacaactggtccaacgatgggctgccagattactaactggagcgaattacagagAGCAGTCAACTCCATTGGCTACCGatcagtttctggtcccaattcaaggtgcagattatcacctacaaagccctgaacgattTGGGGCCTGCCTACCTTTGTGATCGCGTTTCTCCCTCTGAACCCGTGCAATCTCttcgatcttcaggggaggccctcctctcattccCACCTCCATCGCAAGCATGGCTTGTAGggatgagggaaagggccttctccgtggtggcccttgtttctggaactccctccccagggagatcaggcaagcacccATCCTGGCAGTctttaagaaagatttaaaaatctGACTCTTCCAGTGTGCCAACCCCCTCAGCATTGATTATTCACCGGGCTTGATTATTCATATTGTCTTTTTTGCCCTTATTTGGTAATAACTCTCTTAATTTATCCCATCTCCGAGAGCTCCTATTATACTACAGCACTTTATTATCTACCTCATTAGattttaattaccgtatatacttgagtataagatgaccctaatataagccgaggcacctaattttactacaaaacagtggggaaacttattgactcgagtgtaagccgagggtggaaaatgcagcagctactggtaaatttcaaaatgaaaatagatcccaatgaaattacagtagagtctcacttatccaacactcacttgtccaacgttctggattatccaatgcatttttgtagtcaatgttttcaaaacatcatgatattttggtgctaaattcgtaaatacagtaattactacatagcattactgtgtattgaactactttttctgtcaaattggttgttttggtgcttaatttgtaaaatcataacctaatttgatgtttaataggcttttccttaatccctccttattatccaacatattcatccaacattctgccggcccatttatgttggataagtgagactctactgtatattgaggcatcagtaggttaaaggtttttcaatatttatcgTATTtcgaagaaaaacaataaactagcactgtaagtggaaaagtaggatcaacaaaaacaataataataatataataataaaactttatttataccccgccaccatctccccaacggggactcggggcggcttacatggggccatgcccaggacaatacaatataaccatatcataatacaattaaataatacaataaataaaataaacagtacaacaatatggtattaacaatagcataataataaaaataataataataataataataataataataaaacttcatttgtaccctgtcctatctcccatggggactcagatcagcttccaacatagtaacaggcaaacattcagtgcctatataaacaatgcagagctaaatatagatctataattatatatactaatttcacatatgcattttcccctgaaatgtttgcaaatcctctatatatgtgcatttccctccagcaatatttgcaagccctatatatttatgtttatatctatctagaaatctctgtgtgtgtgtgtgcatttcccctgcaatatttgcaagccctacatatctatattcatctatatctatctagacatctctatatagataattatatctgtataggatttgcaaagacttgcaaacatatgaggcaaaaattcatatatgaaataatgtatacacacagatacagatatacaggacCTTTGAaatctctatatatctatatgtttataggatttgcaaagacttgcaaacatatgaggggaaattcatatataaaattaatgtatatagatagatagatacatacatacatacatacaaatataaaggtacatagggatcgcaaaggcttgcagggggaaatgcctatatatctgtagcagagattaacaaatatttcagggaaaaatgcttctataagattaatgggtatatatacagtagagtctcacttatccaacataaacaggccggcagaatgttggataagcgaatatgttggataataaggaggcattaaggaaaagcctattaaacatcaaattaggttatgattttacaaatgaagcaccaaaacatcatgttagacaacaaatttggcagaaaaagtagttcaatacgcagtaatgttatgttgtaattactgtatttacgaatttatcaccaaaatatcacgatatattgaaaacactgactgcaaaaatgcgttggataatccagaacattggataagtgagtgttggataagtgagactctactgtatatatatatatatattcttcctgacttgcaagggcttcgttcccttttcaaaatattcccttggttaagagcgagggaggctttggaaaagaaaactctgataagggagggtaagatgagagataaatatatcatatattgcaagcaacagcctccaggcttcgctgctggcttgaccttgacccgattataagccaggggaggctttttcagctcataaataagggctgaaaaactcgcttatcttcaagtatatagagTATGCACTCCTCTCACCTCTGCCCAGTCCTTATACTCAAATTGCTATATTGTTCTTTTCGACGGTTTTATTTATCATTACATTATTTCTTAAGATGGTGGTTTAATTCCTCGTAATTTTAAATGTTGATGATGTTTGTTGGTTTCgaatgtattttatcctgtttttattgtgATAAAtgaggcttggccccatgttagccaccctgagtccctgcggggtgatggaggcgagatacaaaaataaagttattatattattattgtttcctttTCTATGATAAACTGTTTAAAACAATTGACAATTAATCAGCTAAAGTATCCTATTCTTATTTCTAGAAAAATAGCTATTATAAAAACACAGTCCAGAATCCTATTGCTATAATACTTATGCGTAAGTGTTGTTTGTTGTATTTAAGCCATTATGCAATAGACACATTTAGTTCATGGCTGTATAAATGGAAAAAGTTAATATGGGCCTAAATTCTATTGTTTGTTTCAACTAGAATACAACCATGGAATAAGTGGGGTTTACCTACatgttgactcatcattcaacCATTAATTAATGCTCTAGTCCAACTGTGTCTACCCATGCAGTTGTACATTCTTGGATAATGTGTAACTGTTCATCAGTGTCTTCACTTAATTCTTTGAGTTAGTTGGAACACACTGGCAGAAGCATGACGTGTTATAGCACAGCCATTATACAATTAATGAATGCAGATTTCACTATAAAACCATGATATAGAATTTCAGCCATGCCggcatatgaccttggaggtttctacagacaacgctggctcttcggcttagaaatggagatgagcaccaacccccagactaaaggttttccccaactagacttaatgtcgggaaaaacctttacctttaactttaaTGAATAAAGCCTGATGGCACACGTCTGTGATTATCTGTGATTGTGACCTTTTAAGATACATATTGTGACTTTCAAATCTAAACATTTTAGGTAGAACTATTTCGTCTTAAAATACACATTTCTTTATTGCTGAAATGTCTACATAGGTTGCCTTCTGGAGTGCTGAAAAATAATAGAAATGTgcacattaattaattaacagcACCACTCATTGTTCtatcatttttaatgttttatttgtcttttccatTACAACACCTCATCAGAACGAGCACCAGCttgcgcccgggctgtggcgcaagctggtgagcagccagctgagaccaatcactctgaccaagaggtcatgagttcgaggccagctcggagcctgcatttgtcttgtcttgttctatgtcaaggcattgaatgtttgcctatatgtgtaatgtgatccgccctgagtccccttcggggtgagaagggcggaatataaatgctataaataaatagaaacgtTTGCCGCCAGTTTGCCTTAGATATTAAAGTGTTTGCCCTAGATGGTAAATTTGGCCTTACTAATTAAACTTCCATATTTTGATTCTCCCATTTACATGCActtttccacacacacaccctacaCCTGCCAATTCAGGTGAATGTTTATACATTTGATGCATATCTATAAAATTGACAACATTGTATTGTTAAGTCTTAAGTCCACAAAAGTTTATATTGTTATCTTCAAGATGCTGCAGGATTGTGTTGCTGTTCCTAGAAAATCTCTCTACTTACACCAGGGATGAAGCATGTAGCCTGCCAATCCCTCTGAAAAAAAGCTGGAAATAGAGAAATAGACAAAGTGAAAAATAGAAAGATCCTACGCTACATTCTAGGTCACAGTTTTGGCCAAAATGTGACCAGGAATTTAGTATAAGATCATTTTTGGGGCAAAAATGTAGATCATTGATCTGAGAGCATATCTGTAAAATATGGGGTTTTTTACTCCATTTGTATGAAGCTGTGATTAagctatattttagttcttgtttcTGTATTCAAATAATGGAATATGCCATGCTTTTAGCTGTGTGTTTCTTTAACGGGTCCTTCCCCTGATGCTAGCAAGTGAACCAGAGACTTCCCAAAATCATTGTGTAGTAGGATGGATCTGTTGAATATTCTTCTCCTTTGTTGTGGTTGTATTCCTTTaaattatttccaacttatggtgaccttaagagttttcttggcaagatttgttcaaagggggcttgcctttgctttcctctcaaactgggagggaataataataatagttacaataatttttatttcttacctgcctctcttcaTGGCTTGAGACGggctacaacattgctaaaacacacattcacctaaaagcattctttaaaatacacacattaaaacatatttctacaaaatattaaaattcacaaaacagAGTAAatataagatgcaagtttaaaatccattattaaaactgtctgggtaggactgccggaagagatagatcttcacttatgtcttaaattctgacagttgaTCTAGCAGTTggggctcttccagcaggtcgttCTACAGTCTTGAGGGGGCAGATGAAAAGGGAATGGGAATGACTTGCCCAAGCTCACTCAATAGACTTCCATGATTAAACAAGGGTTTCATCCCAGAATTCTGGGAGACCAGAATTATAATACACTGCATCACCATGTGTTAGAAATGACTTGCAAGCACGTAACAAGAAATAAGAAAGATGGAATTTTCCAAAATAGAATATTaatcaaataattattttttcagtAACAATTAAACCTATTGTGCTTACTATGCTACATAATGGAACTTCAGTTGTGGCTATGAACTCTGAGCTGTTGGTCTTCTGTTTCCAGGCTAAACAGCAGCAGGCAGAATTAGCCCATCAGGAATGGCTACAAGTACAGCAAGCAGCCCAGCAAGCCCAGCTTGCAGCTGCCTCAGCCAGTGCATCCAACCAGGCTGGATCTtctcaagatgaagatgacgagGATGACATCTGAAATCATCCTGGCTGAGTTCTGATCCCTGCAAGGAAATAGTTGTCCCGCACAACAAAACCAGTGAAATGAATGCTTGCCCGTAACATTGTCTGCATCTTGGACCAGCTGTTGGTATTTTAGGGATGTCTGCTGTTGTGTGCTGTACATGTAAAAACTGTCTCTTTGAACTCTTGAAGATTTAAGGTTCAGTATCATATCAACTTCGGATTTTTAATGGTGTTTATGGAAATTTTAGATAGGCGTGTGTCACTCGATCAACAAACAGTGTTACAGTAAAGTTTATAAAATACTGCAGAATTTATATGGAGGCTCTAAAT contains:
- the dr1 gene encoding protein Dr1, with the translated sequence MASSSGNDDDLTIPRAAINKMIKETLPNVRVANDARELVVNCCTEFIHLVSSEANEICNKSEKKTISPEHVIQALESLGFGSYISEVKEVLQECKTVALKRRKANSRLENLGIPEEELLRQQQLLIAQAKQQQAELAHQEWLQVQQAAQQAQLAAASASASNQAGSSQDEDDEDDI